The Terriglobales bacterium genome has a window encoding:
- a CDS encoding GDP-mannose 4,6-dehydratase, translating into MSNEPERIAVLFGGAGFIGCNWAQRLLENSDAKVHVFDNLARWGVKHNLEWLQRLAGDSGRLQVTIGDVRDAALVERAARGATEIYHFAAQVAVTSSLTDPRYDFDVNLGGTLHVLEAARQSPRPPLVVFTSTNKVYGTMAGKPLVVTRERYRFADDRGISEAQSLDFHSPYGCSKGAAEQYVHDYARSFGLPTVALRMSCVAGPRQFGNEDQGWVAHLLYSAMEDRPVVFYGDGRQVRDVLYVGDLLDAFEALYEKRAVTEGQVYNIGGGAENATSLLELAARIERITGKRLRWTHEPARAGDQLVYVTDHSKLTRETGWRPHTSLRETLDALLDWWTRNRALLPHAARAAAPAGNLLEMPRTA; encoded by the coding sequence ATGAGCAACGAACCAGAACGCATCGCAGTGCTGTTCGGTGGCGCCGGGTTCATCGGCTGCAACTGGGCGCAGCGGCTGCTCGAGAACAGCGACGCCAAGGTGCACGTCTTCGACAACCTCGCGCGCTGGGGCGTGAAGCACAACCTCGAGTGGCTGCAACGCCTGGCCGGCGATTCGGGGCGGCTGCAGGTCACCATCGGCGACGTCCGCGACGCCGCGCTGGTCGAGCGCGCCGCGCGTGGCGCGACCGAGATCTACCACTTTGCCGCGCAGGTCGCCGTCACCAGCTCGCTTACCGACCCGCGCTACGACTTCGACGTGAACCTCGGCGGCACGCTCCACGTGCTGGAGGCGGCGCGCCAGAGCCCGCGGCCGCCGCTCGTCGTGTTCACCTCCACCAACAAGGTCTACGGCACGATGGCGGGCAAGCCGCTGGTGGTCACGCGCGAGCGCTATCGCTTTGCGGACGACCGGGGCATCAGCGAGGCGCAGTCGCTCGACTTCCACTCACCCTACGGCTGTTCGAAGGGCGCGGCCGAGCAGTACGTGCACGACTACGCGCGCAGCTTCGGCCTGCCGACGGTGGCGCTGCGCATGTCGTGCGTCGCCGGGCCGCGCCAGTTCGGCAACGAGGACCAGGGCTGGGTCGCGCATCTGCTTTACTCCGCGATGGAGGACCGCCCGGTCGTGTTCTACGGCGACGGCCGCCAGGTGCGCGACGTGCTCTACGTGGGCGATCTGCTCGACGCCTTCGAGGCCCTGTACGAGAAGCGCGCCGTGACCGAGGGCCAGGTCTACAACATCGGCGGGGGTGCGGAGAATGCCACGTCGCTGCTCGAACTCGCCGCGCGGATCGAGCGCATCACCGGCAAGAGACTGCGCTGGACCCACGAGCCGGCCCGTGCCGGCGACCAGCTCGTCTACGTCACCGACCACAGCAAGCTGACGCGCGAGACCGGGTGGCGCCCGCACACCAGCCTGCGCGAGACGCTCGACGCCCTGCTCGACTGGTGGACCCGCAACCGCGCGCTGCTGCCGCACGCCGCGCGCGCCGCGGCGCCCGCCGGAAATCTTCTCGAGATGCCGAGGACCGCGTGA